Proteins from a genomic interval of Polaribacter sejongensis:
- a CDS encoding LacI family DNA-binding transcriptional regulator gives MENTEVTIHDIAAILGIDSSTVSRALNNSPRVAEKTKNKILEKANELGYQRNHLASNLRKNKTYTLGVIVPRISRDFFSSTISGIEETAFKAGYNVIICQSLESLEREENIIKTLLSNRVDGVLISISMETTNYKHLEGLKKRNIPYVFFDRHCNIEGNSNVLIDDFDAAFVATEHLITKKSEVIAHFSGPQNLEIYKNRFKGYKAALKKYNIPFSKELVISSSLMESDGEENVKKLLTLPYKLDGLFCANDVVAIGAIKYLKNIKVEIPKDIAIVGFSNESISSVIDPSLTTINQPGLEIGITATNLLISQIDDKSKIITNETIIVKTNLIERNSSLRVFE, from the coding sequence ATGGAAAACACTGAAGTAACCATACATGACATTGCTGCAATTTTAGGAATAGATAGTTCTACGGTGTCTAGAGCATTAAACAACAGTCCTAGAGTTGCTGAAAAAACAAAAAATAAAATTTTAGAAAAAGCTAATGAATTAGGTTACCAGAGAAACCATTTGGCTTCTAATTTAAGAAAAAATAAAACTTATACATTGGGGGTAATTGTACCAAGAATTTCTAGAGATTTTTTTTCTTCTACAATTTCAGGAATAGAAGAAACAGCTTTTAAGGCTGGGTACAATGTTATTATTTGTCAATCTTTAGAAAGTTTAGAAAGAGAAGAAAATATTATAAAAACGTTATTATCAAATAGAGTAGATGGAGTTTTAATTTCTATTTCTATGGAAACTACAAACTATAAACATTTAGAAGGATTAAAAAAAAGAAACATACCGTATGTTTTTTTTGATAGACATTGTAATATAGAAGGAAATAGTAATGTTCTTATTGATGATTTTGATGCAGCATTTGTTGCTACAGAGCATTTAATTACGAAAAAAAGTGAAGTTATAGCACATTTTTCTGGACCTCAGAATTTAGAAATTTATAAAAATAGATTTAAAGGCTACAAGGCAGCATTAAAAAAATATAATATTCCATTTAGTAAGGAATTAGTAATTTCTTCAAGTTTAATGGAAAGTGATGGAGAAGAAAATGTAAAAAAGCTATTAACATTACCTTATAAGTTAGATGGTTTGTTTTGTGCAAATGATGTTGTAGCTATTGGAGCAATAAAATATTTAAAAAATATAAAAGTAGAAATACCTAAAGACATAGCTATTGTTGGTTTTAGTAACGAATCTATTTCTTCTGTAATAGATCCATCATTAACAACAATTAACCAACCAGGATTAGAAATAGGTATAACTGCTACAAACTTGTTAATTTCTCAAATTGATGATAAATCAAAAATAATTACCAATGAAACTATAATTGTAAAAACAAATTTAATTGAACGCAATTCTTCTTTAAGAGTTTTTGAGTAA
- the kduI gene encoding 5-dehydro-4-deoxy-D-glucuronate isomerase, with the protein MITNFTTRYAASPKDVKNYNTTRLREEFLVNNLMIPNVINLVYSHYDRFITGSAVPTNESLKLKTINPLKSENFLDRRELGIINVGEKGTVIVDGTSYILEHKEALYVGKGNKDVMFSSASSENPALFYLNSTPAHKAFPNKKIGKDDVEVIELGAPETANARTLRKYIVNSVVDVCQLQMGMTTIKPGSSWNTMPAHVHDRRMEVYFYFEVPADQAVCHFMGEPTETRHIWMGNNEAVISPPWSIHSGSGTSSYSFIWGMAGENLDYGDMDHCKINELK; encoded by the coding sequence ATGATAACAAATTTCACAACAAGATACGCAGCATCTCCAAAAGATGTAAAAAACTACAACACAACAAGGCTTAGAGAAGAGTTTTTAGTAAACAATTTAATGATTCCAAATGTTATAAACCTAGTATATTCTCATTATGATAGATTTATAACAGGTAGTGCAGTACCAACAAACGAATCTTTAAAACTAAAAACTATAAATCCTTTAAAATCTGAAAACTTTTTAGATAGAAGAGAATTGGGAATTATAAATGTTGGAGAAAAAGGAACAGTAATTGTTGATGGAACTTCTTATATTTTAGAACATAAAGAAGCATTATATGTAGGTAAAGGAAACAAAGATGTTATGTTTTCTAGTGCATCATCAGAAAACCCAGCTTTATTTTACTTAAACTCCACTCCTGCTCACAAAGCTTTTCCAAATAAAAAAATTGGTAAAGATGATGTAGAAGTTATAGAGTTAGGAGCGCCAGAAACTGCAAATGCAAGAACTTTAAGAAAATATATTGTAAATAGTGTGGTAGATGTTTGCCAACTACAAATGGGGATGACAACTATTAAACCTGGAAGTTCTTGGAACACTATGCCTGCACATGTGCATGATAGAAGAATGGAAGTTTACTTTTATTTTGAAGTTCCAGCAGACCAAGCTGTTTGTCATTTTATGGGAGAACCAACAGAAACTAGACATATTTGGATGGGAAATAATGAAGCTGTAATTTCTCCACCATGGTCAATTCACTCTGGATCTGGCACAAGTAGTTATTCTTTTATTTGGGGAATGGCTGGTGAAAATTTAGATTATGGTGATATGGATCATTGTAAAATAAACGAATTAAAATAA
- a CDS encoding gluconate 5-dehydrogenase translates to MSINLFDLSGKVALITGATHGLGMAMAKGIGNAGAKIIVNGNSSQEKLDKALAEYKAEGIDAYGSLFNVTDENAVKESVAKIEAEIGNIDILVNNAGIIKRTPLVEMEVVDFKAVIDVDLVAPFIVSKHVVKGMIERKSGKIINICSMMSELGRNSVGAYAAAKGGLKMLTKNMATEWAKYNIQTNGIGPGYFATSQTEPIRIEGNPFNDFIVSRTPAGKWGDPDDLQGAAIFLSSKASDFVNGQVVYVDGGILATIGKPANED, encoded by the coding sequence ATGTCAATTAACTTATTTGATTTATCAGGAAAAGTAGCATTAATAACAGGTGCAACTCATGGTCTTGGAATGGCAATGGCTAAAGGAATTGGAAATGCCGGAGCTAAAATTATAGTGAACGGAAATTCTTCTCAAGAAAAATTAGACAAAGCATTAGCAGAATATAAAGCCGAAGGTATAGACGCTTATGGTTCTCTTTTTAATGTTACTGATGAAAATGCAGTAAAAGAAAGTGTAGCCAAAATTGAAGCAGAAATTGGTAATATTGATATTTTAGTAAATAACGCAGGTATTATTAAAAGAACTCCTTTAGTAGAAATGGAAGTGGTTGATTTTAAAGCTGTAATTGATGTTGATTTAGTGGCTCCTTTTATTGTTTCTAAACATGTTGTTAAAGGAATGATAGAAAGAAAAAGCGGTAAAATCATTAACATTTGCTCTATGATGAGTGAATTAGGTAGAAACTCTGTTGGTGCTTATGCAGCAGCAAAAGGTGGCCTAAAAATGTTAACCAAAAATATGGCTACAGAATGGGCTAAATATAATATTCAAACTAATGGTATTGGTCCAGGATATTTTGCAACAAGTCAAACAGAGCCAATTAGAATTGAAGGTAATCCTTTTAATGATTTTATTGTAAGTAGAACTCCCGCAGGCAAATGGGGTGATCCAGATGATTTACAAGGCGCAGCTATTTTTTTAAGTTCTAAAGCAAGTGATTTTGTTAACGGACAAGTGGTTTATGTTGATGGTGGAATTTTAGCTACTATTGGTAAACCAGCTAATGAAGATTAA